The genomic region AAAATAGTCTTATAGATCATTGTATTAGTTTCTCATAATGACAGTAAACTCGTCTTACCCATgttcatttctttattttttggtcaAGCCCAAGTTTATTACTGTATATACAAATTGATATTAACTTGTATGAAACATGTTCATTATCACGTAACGTTTCAATCTAATGATGCAATGTTATTTGTCGAGAAACTTACACATTGTTGTTTTATTTAAATGATGCAATGTTATTTGTCGAGAAACTTACACattattgtttaatttaaacGAAATGTCAAATACAGTGAACATATTTCAATCTCGTACATATCGATCGACAATAAACTAAGATAAAAATGTAATGATGATGATTCGCTGAATAATTAAAGTAGAGATGGACTTCCCGCAGTTACTGAAAGTCAACGCCCTTCCTCGCCCACTACTTTATGTTGGCTTTTTGTCTTTTACGGCTGCCTCTCCTTcctacaattttctttttctacccGCATGTTCGCTCATTGACTTTCAGACTACATCGCCATCATGCGCCACTTTCGCCCTCCAAAGGCATGTTCCTATGTGTGTGCCCTCAATCCCTACCATGAGCTCtacctccattttttttttccttctctattTTATGTGAACTCTAATTGGGTTAACAAATTTAGATAAATCGTCACAGTTTAGCGAACGTAAAATATTAGATTGCCTAACTGTGACGATTTATCTAAATTTGTCAACCCAAATTTGTCTCACATATATTTTATGTAAacatttatgaaaatattttatgtTAACATCATATATTTTATGTAACATACGTGAACTATAAATTTGTCTAATGTATTTAAGAAATCATTTAACTTCGTCTAACATATATTTTATGTAAACATATGTGAACTATAGGTAGGTTGACAAATTTTCATAAATCGTCACAGGTTAGCGcacataaaatatttaattgccTAACATATGTGAACTCTAAGAAGGAAAATAAATCTTGCAATcgtattcgttcatcgtatatcgtgcggtcaattttcattaagtattatttatatttgaattttaaattttaaatgatttctgaccgcacaatatacgatgaacatacACGATTACGATATTCCTAATATCCCCAGAAAAATGATttggcgaggatccttttccctctAAGTAGGTTGACAAATTTTCATTAATCGTCACAACTTACCGCACATAAAATATTAAGTCGGCTGTCAGCATATGTGAAATATAAATCGGTTGACAAGTTTTCATAAGTCATCACAATTAGCGTACATAAAATATTAGGTTGCATGTCAATATATGTAAACTCTAGGTAAGTTGACAAATTtccgtaattttttttttaagactctAACGATCTCATGAGAAATATGGAAAAGGATCATCGTCAGATCTTTTCTCTAGGGATCCAGGGAATTTTATGATCAtgatcgtttatcgtatatcatgcggtcagtttttattaggtactatttatatttaattttaaattttaaataatttctgatcccatttttttaagaaatataaaataaggACACGTGTCTACCTATGAGACAGGGATCATGGCAAGAAAGTGAGGGGAGTTGCATAGCATCCTTCCCCGACATGGAAGAGTACGCTTGATGgggaaaattttttatttgtgacatatcatgatggaaaattaaaaattttaaattattaacattttaaaacacatatttcatcatttatataaGAACATATAATATACTATTTTGTGTGacgatcacactaaaaaatctctcgttGATAGGACGAACCTTACCtggtggagagagagagggtgcgcAGGATAAAGAGTGGGGGAAGTGAGTCACATTTTGTCCCACAAACCCAAACTCccactttttttaattacttgggATTGGGTTTCTGATTTTCTCAGAGTCAATCACACGCAGAGCagagagaaggaggaggaagaagacgaagCAGAGAAAAATGGAGGATCTGCCGCCTGGTTACCGTCCCAACGTTGGCGTTTGCCTCATTAACTCCGATAATCTGGTACCCAAATCTTCTGTTCTCTTCTTAATCTCTTTACTTAACTTTATTAATTACCCACTTAATTATTCTTCgactttttttttgggggggggggggtgtgtctTGGATGTTTATGGATTAGATAAAATCTAATTTGCTATCATGTTAACTCTGACAAAACCCAGTAAATCAAATCGTTTGTACTTGCATATATGAGTTAGGCCGGTTGATCAGTGCTCTGTTTTACATAAGTTCGAATCACCCTCTCGTAGATtggagtagtttagaatatcgtttTAGgtgtgatttttgtttttttcagtGGGAACTAACTTGGGTTGGTTGTAATTGTTAAGTGTCTGTATATATTTGAGGGGAAGAAATTGAAACTGTAGGAGATTTTATTGCAGGTTTTCGTCGGATCAAGATTGAATGTTCCGGGTGCATGGCAGATGCCTCAGGTATTAACCCACTTTTTAAAGCTGCAAATAGAGATTCATGAATCATATACaatgttgaaacttgaaaaggAGGCTCTAGGAAGGTCAAAAACACTTCCAGAcaatcaaaagcacttttaacgACATTTGGCgtaaaaagttaaaatactTTTGGAAACACTTGTGTTTTCTAGGATTTTTCTTAaagtttatgttgtgtttctAGCAAACGTGCTTTTGCTGAAACAGCTTATGAGCATAAGTGCTTCCGATAAAAGCATCTCCAAACGGGCCCTATTTACAGGATTAAGTTTTTTGCCTACTATCTGCACAAAGTTTCCTTATAGCTTAGGGTAGAAAACCTTAGTGGTAAATCCAACACAGTAAAGCCTCTTTGGGAGGATAGATTTTCCACCAATCACTGTAATGGTTGaaccttctccttcttctgtTTTGTCGAATTACTTTGGTTAACCTTAGTTGCATaatttttcgtttttgttttttggatacTCAATCTCAGGGGGGCATTGAAGATGGCGAAGAACCAAAAACTGCAGCTATTAGGGAACTACGAGAAGAAACGGGGATAGAGTCTGCTGAAATCATTGCTGAGGTTTGTATACAACACTGGAAAAACTCCATACCTTCATGATACTCACAGCGGATGTGCATTATTCATGAAGCAATATCTATAATCCCATTTTTTCCTCTGTTCTGAACCTCGAAGTAATTGTTAGACGGAGTTCAAAGCTTTTAAGTTACAGTCAAATTATGTTGTATCCTGAGTTTCATAACTAAGCTGATTGCTGAGTGAGCAGCTGAAGTAAATTTTGCAAACTCATGACAGGTTCCGAATTGGTTGACATATGATTTTCCACCTGCCGTGAAGACCAAAGTTAATCGTCTATGGGGAGGTGAATGGCATGGGCAAGCACAAAAATGGCATGTCCTTATTCCTTCACATGCACAAACTTCATGAGTTAAAAAAACATGAATCTTAAGTCCTGCCTTCTTAAGCTTGCCGCAAAAATGGCATGTCCTTATTCCTTCACATGCACACACTTCATGAGTTAAAAACAACATGAATCTTAAGTCCTGCCTTCTTAAGCTTGCAACTTGTCTGCCAAAACTTCTATTAGAATGCGTCTGATGTACTAGGATTATTTCCTCATTAGTCACCAGATGTGTATTGTTGGCATTCTCATGTATCTGTCGAGATACATTTTGATATTAAATTACTGCAGATGTTTGTTAATGTAACATGTGTTCCTATGAATACTCAGCATGTGTAGTAGCGACTCTGGCACATGAAATACCTTTGTATTGTTGCGACGACTGGTGAATTTCGATATTGAGCTTGCTAACCATGTAAATGTTCAGTCGTCATGCTCCTCTCTCGGTTAAAATATGAACATGCATGATGTAATCTTTCAGTTGTTAGAATGTGCTTCATTGCTGCTATAAATCTGTATGGATGAGTATTTGAATGGATGGCATAAGGATGCACAAGTTTTACTTCCTAATGACGAACTTGGGCAATTGACAGGTTTCTTATGAGATTCACAAAAAATGAGAGCGAGATCAACTTAGCTAATGGAGCAGCTGATCCGGAATTTGCAGAGTGGAAATGGGCTAGCCCTGAAGAAGTCATCGAGCAGGTGCGCAGAAAAAACTATCCTTGTACTTAATTAGTTTCATGAATATGTTTCACGGACATGATAAAAAACGGGTTGTCTGCTGATTACAGGCAGTCGACTACAAGAGGCCAGCATACGAGGAAGTTATGAAGACATTCGAGTCCTACTTCAACGGAAGTAGTTTATCTGCGAAATGTAGATCGACAAAATGGTGAACGCCCCGGGTGTGCTTGTGCAGTTATGTCCGTCGTGTTCTTAACTCCTTTTACATCGTTGGATGTGGATCGAGTAGGGCTCCTGCTTTTTGTAAATGATAACGAGAGAACTTGGAAATTAGATTGTGTTTGGGTTGTTTCTGTAACtatatatcaataaaaatgTATGTGGATTTACTTGTTGCTTCATATGGTTTTTGCCTGGCACGTTGATTGCAATTTGCAATTGCAAACATCTCAAATAATCTAAGagagagggttttttttttttttttctttttttcttttttcttcagttCCATTCGAAAAAATCGAAGGCTCCTGGCTAGGCCGAAGCTCAAAACGAAAAGAGAAGAATATCGTgacaaaaataaacaagaatCTGTATGCCGGAAAGTTTTAACGGTGATTAGGGAAGCACAAAAACGGATTTATTCTGAAAAACGCTTCATTTGACAACCCACAATAGGTAGTTACATTACAACCATAACTTAAGAAAAAAATGCATCTTGAATATGGGTGCACCGTGCACCAAGATAAAACAAAGCAATAGAGCAAAAAAAATGGATCAAAGCAAGTTCTGACATTGCGGATTCATCTGCTATTTAATCCTCACATCTTTATGATTGGACTGTATTTACATAAACTATCAGCACGAGCGGCTTCAAGTATCGTAGAGATATGGTACGACATGTTCTACTCATCATCCAGCAACCAGCTCTACTTCTACCCACTTCCATCGAGCTGTCCGTGAGATAGGAGGTGTGCCATGTAATGCTGCAAACAAGTGCACAAAACGCATAAGTTAAAAAGCACTCTGAACTCGATTTCATTCTATGTAACAGTTATCCATGGAATTGTTGAAGTAAAATCTGGGGCATCATACTTGagctaaaaaaaatcatagccGCTGCTTGAGAATGTTGAGGATCGTTCACAA from Pyrus communis chromosome 4, drPyrComm1.1, whole genome shotgun sequence harbors:
- the LOC137731893 gene encoding nudix hydrolase 25-like; translated protein: MEDLPPGYRPNVGVCLINSDNLVFVGSRLNVPGAWQMPQGGIEDGEEPKTAAIRELREETGIESAEIIAEVPNWLTYDFPPAVKTKVNRLWGGEWHGQAQKWFLMRFTKNESEINLANGAADPEFAEWKWASPEEVIEQAVDYKRPAYEEVMKTFESYFNGSSLSAKCRSTKW